From the Sebastes fasciatus isolate fSebFas1 chromosome 3, fSebFas1.pri, whole genome shotgun sequence genome, one window contains:
- the LOC141765165 gene encoding complement C3-like, whose protein sequence is MTSYALANENKLNREILYKFAPPALSHWPTPKGRVYTLEATAYALLALVKAKAYEDAGPIVRWFNQQRKVGGGYGSTQATIIVYQAIAEYWSSAREPEYDLNVDILLPGRSRPDKYNFNINNHFATRTSKINDINQNVKVTATGSGEATVTIVSLYYAMPKEKESDCQKFNMSVQLLPDKIEKDEKIYKLRIEVLYKDREHDASMSVLDIGLLTGFTVNTKDLNLLSKGRARTIAKYEMNPVLSERGSLIIYLDKVSHTRPEEITFRLHQKMEVGVLQPAAVSVYEYHDQTRCVKFYHPERRAGQLLRLCRGDECTCAEENCSMQKKDKVNNDQRTAKVCESTRISKIDFAYKVRLEEFTDGLSTDIYTVRVLEVIKEGSFDVGPVNKSRTFLSYPHCRESLDLGTGKTYLIMGSSKDIQRDDQHQSYQYVLGERTWIEYWPIEAECQTEEHQPTCLGMEEMVQQYQLYGCKQ, encoded by the exons CGTTGTCCCACTGGCCGACACCTAAGGGGCGTGTTTACACACTGGAGGCCACAGCTTACGCTCTCCTCGCTCTGGTCAAGGCCAAG GCCTATGAAGACGCCGGACCTATTGTGAGATGGTTCAACCAACAGCGGAAGGTGGGCGGAGGCTATGGATCAACTCAG GCTACCATAATAGTGTACCAGGCTATAGCAGAGTACTGGTCCAGCGCTAGAGAACCAGAGTATGATCTGAATGTGGATATCTTGTTGCCGGGCAGGTCAAGGCCTGACAAGTACAACTTCAACATCAACAACCACTTCGCCACCAGAACATCTAAA ATCAATGATATAAACCAGAACGTGAAAGTGACCGCCACGGGTTCAGGAGAAGCAACGGTGACA ATAGTGTCGCTGTATTACGCTATGCCTAAAGAAAAGGAGAGTGACTGTCAGAAGTTTAACATGTCAGTTCAGCTCCTCCCAG ACAAAATTGAGAAGGATGAGAAGATATACAAGTTGAGAATAGAGGTTTT GTATAAGGACAGGGAGCACGATGCATCCATGTCAGTCTTGGATATTGGCTTGCTAACTGGCTTCACGGTTAACACAAAGGACCTGAACTTA ttgTCCAAAGGACGTGCTCGCACTATTGCAAAATATGAGATGAACCCCGTCCTGTCTGAAAGAGGCTCGCTCATCATCTACCTGGACAAG GTTTCTCACACACGACCAGAGGAGATCACTTTTAGGCTCCATCAGAAGATGGAAGTGGGCGTCTTACAGCCAGCTGCTGTGTCTGTCTATGAATACCATGACC AAACACGTTGTGTGAAGTTCTACcatccagagaggagagctggacAGCTACTGCGGCTCTGTAGAGGGGATGAATGCACATGTGCTGAAG AGAACTGCAGTATGCAGAAGAAGGACAAAGTCAACAATGATCAGCGCACAGCTAAGGTCTGTGAGAGCACACGGATCAGCAAAATAGACTTTG CGTACAAAGTGAGACTGGAAGAGTTTACAGACGGCTTGTCCACTGACATTTACACAGTGCGGGTCCTGGAAGTCATCAAAGAAG GAAGTTTTGATGTGGGTCCTGTGAATAAATCGCGCACATTCCTCAGTTATCCGCACTGCAGGGAATCTTTAGATCTGGGGACAGGCAAAACCTACCTTATCATGGGCTCATCCAAAGACATTCAGAGAGATGACCAACATCAATC ATACCAGTATGTACTCGGTGAGAGAACCTGGATCGAGTACTGGCCCATAGAAGCAGAGTGTCAAACTGAGGAACACCAACCTACCTGTTTGGGCATGGAGGAGATGGTCCAGCAGTACCAACTCTATGGATGTAAGCAGTAG